From the Hordeum vulgare subsp. vulgare chromosome 1H, MorexV3_pseudomolecules_assembly, whole genome shotgun sequence genome, the window agtacctcgacgaccacgacttccacgacgaccgttgttctccttcaccgaaccaAACCCCTctgatatgcacgcttcgaaggtatactgatgagacgtgtcgtgtaccgaacgcatatgatgtatgagatgaatgtatgtttgcgtcgtatgttgcccgttgcacgtgtacctTTTTCGTtgagcctcgacacatgggaacccggtagcaggatcaccccatctttatttagcattcctgcacacgctccctattcgttggcacgatatctcgacgagttatcgggataggaacgttgtcgtggcatcgtttccgttttgccgccatggttccctctcgctcgccgtggcgacacttgtttaTTTCTCTCCTTCCCCGTGTTGTTgtgacttgcatgcatgacgcattcatggcatgatatatgtgttgcatgtttcttgtggcgTAGCTCTGATCTATGCTCCGcgagttaaccgtctaggatgccatgtagaatcaccgcttcaccccttgccatgttaaacaacaatttaatcttgccggtaaattaacgggagtgaactaataattaaacgtggagtttcgtcgatatgcaactcgttgcatatcgagcttcacttaatgtgtagtgtttgcgtgaggtgaattaccATGccctcccttgcatcattgatctgatcatgcatcatattaagtttgcatcatgttgtgcatcgtgtgatgaatatctgtgttgatgtttgtttccggtttgctctgtctcgatagagttccgcaagcgtgttagaatgtgaggatccgttcgactacatcggttcgtctgcttcacagggtcattcttcttccaagcgggatctcaagcaagatgaccatttccccagacaccattactatcattgccatgctagttttatcgcttctattgattatgtctcgttgcctaccacacgttaaatatcagcctctcaacaatgccatgattaccttcaacctgttcgacctagcaaaccactgattggctatgttaccgcttgcttaaccctgttgttagcgttgctagttgcaggtgcagatgcttccatgtaataacatgggttctttgttatatcaccatattaaatgctatttaatttaatgcacctatatacttggtaaaaggtggaaggctcggccttttctagcctggtgttttgttccacctttgcccccttagtttcggctaccggtgttatgttccataaatgagcgctcctaacacgatcggggttgttatggggacccccttgataattcgttttagattaaagctggtctggcaaggcccaacattggtactacatttgcccaacataataactttgttaatactgaacgCATAGGgcgcatgaacccgaggagtaaatttacataatacaggggggccagtgctgatggtgctggtccaacactagagccgtttgcggggccaacccgagttaactcgggagatttctatcaggccaccgtatgctgtgcttatctgtcgtgtcccaagaacgagatatgcggctcctatcgggatcgtcgacacgtcgggcggccttgctggattagttttacctttgacgagatatcttgtgcatcgggattccggtgaagctttgggtaaactcagagttgaggttttccactagggaacccgacgagatcgcgagcttcgtgattgaggatttctatacggcttgtggtaatttgtgatggactagttggagcacccctgcagggttaaatcttttcggaaagccgtgctcgcggttatgtggcaacgtggaaactttgtttaacactggttctaaataacttgaagttaatttaattaaaacttgccaactgtgtgtgtaaccgtgtctgtctctttcgtgagttccttctccgatcgaggacatggtggggttatgtctgacgtaggtaggtgttcaggatcattcgtttgatcatgagtagttcacgtccgttatgcgtagatcttccctctcttattttcttgtactcgtaagttagccaccatacatatgtgcttagccgctgctgcaacctcaccacttagccttacctcacccattaagctttgctagtcttgatacctttggaaatgagattgctgagtcccttgtggctcacagattactacaacaccagttgcaggtacaggtaaaggttgtttgacgcgagcgcgttgattgttcatttggagttgcttcttcttcttcttcttcttcttcttcttcgtcgtcgtcgtcgtcgatctaggatgggttccagggcggcatcctgggatagcaaggatggacgtcgttcttattttctcgtttgttttcgtccgtagtcagaccctgctcttactcttgatgtatatgtaatgtactggtgtgactctgatgtagcttgtggcgggtgtaagccaattctattatatatctcttcttttcattacatgtacttgtaacgatatccatttttgcgacacgacgagatgcgcttttatccctgacgaggcccccgtgccaaattgaggatatggtcgcatctttggcgtgacatgggaggagtaccgccggagcggtacttccgcttaaaaCAAGCAACGAcgtctaagagcatctctagtagagccctcaaacccttaaaaataaccgcttttttacagttttcatcggaaaaacggcgtagactagaacccctaaacccttaaacccgtaaaaaaatttagaggtcCAACCATCAAACCCCTttccagcctgtagaagtgagggttgggagggaaaactgcccccaacccgcactccacttCCCACCTCGCGCGGGAGGCAGTTGGTTCCCCGCGCGCGCGAGGAAGTcgcctcggccgccgccgccccgcctccccccgtgctccggccgccgccccgcgctcCCTCCGCGCCCCAGCCGTCACCCCACCGCCCCTCCGCGCCTCGGCCGCCGCCCTCCTTCGGCCGCCGCCCACcgtgctccggccgccgcccaccacgctccggccgccgcccccgcgccccggccgccgcccctccgcgcccctcCGCCCTCCGCATCTCGGTCGCCGCCCACCGCACttcggccgccgccccgccggcccaccgcgccccggccgccggcCCGCCTCCCGGGAATATTCTGTTATAAGGGtttggtttgagggttctagtctttgcccctgtttttcaatccttaaaagtgtcaaaaatgggcaattctcaacccttaaaactggttttagatttaagtgtttgagggttctactagagatgctctaagatgcCAGAAAGGAAAAATAAGCGAAAGAGAGGCCGACACGGGAGGGCGGTAGTACTGGTACTACCGCTCTACCCTTAGCGGTACTTCTGCTTGAGAGAGAAAACCTATCCTCGCACTAAAATtgtcataactttcgcatacgaactccgaattaaacaaactcaagcttgttggatagcacacGACAAGTATCGAGAGATTTCTTCACTCACGTGTGCAAGTCCTTGTGAATAATGCATCGacacatttttgttgttgttgacattTGGATTTGCTGCTGTAGTGGTACCCATCTTCACGGACTCGGTAatcatgtttttttttttttgggttttcctaTAAAAAGATTTTTACCTTATTTGGATTGATTCAAAGTCATTAAATCTAGACTCTCCGTCTACCCAGCAAGCGAATCCGAGCCATCAAAATACATCCCCCGCAGCCACCATTTGCTTTTGCCGAAAACAAGAAAGGGTTTTCCGcccccaccaccatcacctttgctCCTCTGACCTACCCAAAGCCGCCGGCCAACCCAAAGGCAACCCGTGCCCTAGAGCTGCCGGCCGGCCGCCGCATACCCGCGTCGTCTCCATCGCCGTCTCCGCTCCACCTCACCGCCTCCCCGCCGTCTCTACCCCGTTCGCAATATCGGGCATCGGTCCTGAGGTATGAGCTTCTCCACAGGCTTGGGGTGCGCCGGCGCACACCCGGCACGCCATCTTGATCCGCCGCCGGCCGGGAAGACATTTCGTGGTGTCTGCGCGACGCATTTCCTGAGAAAGAGGCGGTTCGCCGGTTGCCCTGGTCGATTCGAGTGCTCCGCAAACTCGCGCCAATCTGGGCCCCGGCGCACCACCAAGGACACCATGTACGACCTCCACCCCGAGATCTCGATGCTCTACGGAGAGGATAATGGCGCAATCGCTGCCCCCAGCAAGGAGCAGGGTCTCGGGAAAGCAATTGAGACCTTACCGCTAGCAGACGCTTCCATCGCGTACCGCTACAATGAGCCCCGGATTAAAGTCATTGGGGTTGGAGGTGCCGGCTCCAATGCCGTGAACAGGATGATTGAGAGTTCCATGAAGGGGGTGGAGTTCTGGATCGTGAACACTGATTTCCAGGCTATGAGGATGTCACCCATTGACCCGGCAAATAGGCTGCCGATTGGCCAGGAACTGACACGAGGTCTTGGTGCTGGTGGGAACCCAGAAATTGGCATGAATGCAGCCAAGGAAAGCCAGGAGCTGGTAGAAAGGGCAGTGTCTGGAGCTGATATGGTTTTTGTCACGGTACGTCCAGCTGCTCGTGCAAATCGTGCTTTTGCTGTTGCTTAATTGATGTATTAGTCGTGAATTGCAACACCTTGTTTGGCATCTAATATAGAGATTTTAGAACTCAATTGACAGTAACGATATTCTAGATAGACATGTTTAGTTGGAGTACATATTCATTTACCCAAATATAATCATTTATGTGCTTTGACTGAAAGGGATATGATAATTGATATGCTCTATTGGTCACCTTTGAACCTTCAAATTCATTTTACAGGCTGGAATGGGAGGTGGAACAGGTACTGGTGGGGCGCCCGTTATAGCAGGGATCGCAAAGTCTATGGGTATTTTAACTGTCGGAATTGTGACGACTCCGTTTTCATTTGAGGGAAGAAGGCGAGCACTCCAGGCACAAGAAGGAATTGCGGCCCTGAGAAGCAATGTTGATACACTGATTGTAATCCCAAATGATAAGTTACTGACTGCTGTTTCTCCAAATACTCCTGTGACAGAAGCCTTTAATTTGGCAGATGATATTCTCCGGCAAGGTGTCCGTGGAATCTCAGATATCATCACTGTAAGATAATATGCTACTATGCTATACCCCATGTTAGCTATTTTACATTTCTCGAGTATGATTTCAAAGAAGCGGCATGTGTGATGTCTTAAGAAAACAAAGTTTGGTTTACAGTTTACACACTCGTGTAACTATGGATTAACAATCTCCCTTGACCATTTCCTTGTTCAGCATTTTTTTAATGTTAGCATCACCTTTACAGTACGCAGCGGGTttaaattattattattttgtctCTGGTTCCTAGTTCTTTCCTGATCCAACATTATATACACATCTTTGGAATATCCAAACTACATCATTGTATCTTAATTTTGACCATTATCTATACCCAGTAGCTGCAACAGGATAAAAGTAGAATGCCATTGTTGATTATTGCACTTCGTCCCTCCATTGTTTCTAGCTGTTATCTTTACACAACATCACAACCTGTCTTCTTCTTGTGCCATTTGCAATGCTAAGTCATGAGTCCGAAAGTCCATATATCTTTAGCCTATGTTTTTGTCAACATATTCAGTCTGACTAGAGTTTCCTGATATATGCAGCTAAACATGTGATTTGCTGCTACCCTTTTTTGCTTGCAGGTGCCAGGTTTAGTCAATGTTGACTTTGCTGATGTACGATCAGTTATGTCAGATGCAGGTTCATCCTTGATGGGGATTGGAACAGCAACAGGTTAAATTTCAGGGAACCTTATTTGTTCAACATCAAATGCTGCATGCACATGTATACTGCCTTGCATTCATATAGAGTTAATGCTTGTTGTGAGACTCCTAAGGATATTGTGCTAATAATATAAGTGAATGTAATTAACTACTTCATTTTCTCCACAAGTTTCACTATTACTTGTACAGCAgtaaatatatactccctccattccatgaTATAAGAACGTTTTTTACACTACACTGGTGTCGaaaacgttcttatattatgggacggagggagtgttTGTTAGTTTGTGTGGCTTTATGCAGTTATATTGACTCCTAATCGTGCTAAGATTGCATTTCTGGACATCAGAGCATGCCCACAGCCACACCAACAACCGCTTACCCTCTCCCTTTTGTCCCGCTGTTTCTGTTGGCCTATCTGCAGGTAAGACACGAGCAAGAGATGCTGCACTCAATGCCATACAGTCTCCTCTACTTGATATTGGTATTGAAAGAGCAACAGGAATTGTGTGGAATATCACTGGAGGGAGCGACCTAACATTGACAGAGGTATCATATACACAATCTCTGTTAGACAGAACAGCTATGCATTCATTCTAGTTTATATCGTGACCAACATAACAAGCTAAGCAAATCTATTTGTTTTAAAATGGATACCTTTGGCAGCTAAGTTAATGTAGAAGGCCTCATTTTTAAATCAGGCCTCATTCCAATGCAACTATTAACTTGCACCGAGATCGCTAACACGGAAGAACGTCACTAAAATTTTGAATTTGCCTAAAAAAGCTATTTCTAAATTATGTTTGGCCTGAACCCCGCTGGTCATCCTTTTTGTAGGTGAATGCAGCAGCTGAAGTGATATATGATCTCGTCGATCCTGGGGCAAATCTAATATTTGGCTCTGTCATAGACCCGTCATATACTGGCCAGGTAAGTAATCAACGCACGTCATGACAGTGTCCTCGTCCAGATAGGGATATATAAAAACCGCAATTACTTTTAACCTAGTAAATCCATATTTTATAATTTGTTTTAAAACCGTTAAAACCCACCCTGGTAAATGCATGGCGTCGCATGTGCTAACAAGACGGTACCACCCGTTCGTTCAGGTGAGCATTACTTTGATTGCAACTGGATTCAAGCGCCAGGAGGAAAGCGAAGGCCGGCCCGCGCAGGTACACCCTCTTGCGTCCCATCGACCACTTTCTGCTCACTTGGGAGGCCGGTGTTCTAATGTGAATCCTGGATGGTCAGGCTGGAGGCGACGGCAACCGCGGCCGCGGCGGCTCCCGGTTCTCTTCGCCCTCCCAGGACGAAGGCCCGAAGCTGCAGATTCCCGAGTTCCTGCAGCGGAAAGGGCGTTCAGGGTTTTCCAGAGGCTAgagcatttttttcttttcttttcttttccccaGCGTCATGAGCTTCTCAGTTCTCGTAGCGGTAGACTCGTAGTTACCATGTCTTTCTTCTTTGCTTCCTCTGGTTGCAAGCTTTAGGCGATATAGACTTGTAGACCGTGTGTGTGATAGCATTAGAGTGCGTATGAAACGCGTATCGTATCAGCGTGTAACCATTCATGGCGGTCTCTTGTCAGCCGTCAGATGGCTCTGTTCGGAGCTTGCTTGTTCCTGGATGGCTGGATTACATCGAGGCCATGATCTCGTATATCGTGTTCAAATAAGATGAGGTGAAGAATTCAGCTACTCGTACTACATGCAGCGATCTCTTGCCATTTTCTCTTGCGTTGTCACGACCAGCAAGTGCGTGCCTGAATCGTGAATCACATGGAAGGTGGTGGAGGCAGCTCAGTCTCCTATTTTAATCCGCAACTGACGCGCACGCAACACGCGCAACTCATTGGCCGCGTGCCGTGCCGATCCTCAAGGAGTAATTTTGTGCTACCACGGGCGCTCGTCTGCAAAGCAGCCACCCAGGCGcacaggcaggcaggcaggcacccACAGAGCAAATAGACGGCGCACGAAAGTGGAAAAGGGAAGGGGGGAAGCAGGAGGAGGGACGAGGAACGCAACAGAAAACCACTCCTCCAGAACCAGAAATCCACCAACCAACCGGAGAATCCCTCCCCCCCGTCCGCGCTCCAGCGCCTCTGCGTGCTCCTCCCCCGCTCCCGCGGATTCGAATCTGCTCGCGGCGGGCCGGATCCCGCTCGCTCCATGGCGGAGGGCTTCGGGCGCTGGGAGTCGGATCCGCTCTTCCCCGCGGCCGAGTGCGTGCAGGACTCCGCCGACAGGTTCGCCTTGTTCCCTTCGCCTCCTTCCTTGATCCGCTCGCCTGCCGGCGGAATTCCGCCGGTCGCCTGTCTCGCCGTATATCGCTGCCGCATTGTGGGGGAATTCGGTGCGGGTTCTGAGTTGGGGAGCTCGGGGATCTCTCGGCCCGGCCCCGTGTTTTCGGTGAATCCCCAAAGTATCATGGCTGACTTCGACCAGAAATTATTGGCAGGTTTCCGTAGCTTACTCATTGAGTTAGATGCACATACAGGCCACGGTAGTATCGTTGCTGTCAAATTAGGTTCTGGTGCGCGCCTTTTGTTCGAATCATATAGCTTGCCTTATAACAGAAAGCTAATTAAAGAGCTATGCTAATGTGGTACAGTACAAGCTATTCATCACTCATCACCATGTGCCTCCACGTTTACAGAGGCTGAGTAACGTTTTCTACTCCATATGCTTGTTGTATCCTGCAATTACTGTGTATCACACCGACCTAAAGAAACTAATAGTTACGGTTTTCTTGTTATTCTCCCAACCAACACGGTTTTCCTATGGACTGTTAAAAGATAATCTCTGCATTCCATGGATGCTAGCGCCTGACCAGCTGGCAATCCTACAATTAAGAAAACGCCATGCTCATATATGCCCTTCTCTTGTTAGAAAAAAGTTATAGCAAGGATATAGGCACACAAAATGCATCATGCTTTGACCCAGTCATCATAcctgaaactattatgtttccTCGTAAAGAGGTACTTATATTTTTTAATGTCGCCTAAAAATTATGTAGTATGCAATCACATACAGTATTAAGAGTACCTCCGGTGTCCTAGAGGTTATGAAAGATCTTTCGCAAATACTGGAAGGAATGCGTGTTATGTAGTTTTCTGACTATACTCGTTGGATTTAATTTTGGGTTGTTGTACAGGATGGAGGGTGTTTACCGCTTGCTTTTGCATGAAAAGAAAGTTATACAAGATGATGCTTCAGATGCGAAACTTCATGCACCGATACAGTATGAGAGAGATGTGACTACTGCTCTCGGAACTACCAAGTGGCAGGTTCAAACAATCGAGCTTTCCATATTTGACCATAATAGTCCATGTTTCTGAGTTACCTGCATTTCTAATAAAACTTCTATTCTCCTAACTCTGGCAGTTAGAGCAATTTGAGAGGGAGGTGAATGCAGCTGCATTCGCTGACAAGTCAACTTCAAGGGAAAATGCAATCTTAAAATTTAGGCAATTCATTAGAGCTATAGCTGAGCAAATTTCTGAGGTGGAAGAAAGCTTGAAGACTCTTAGGACAGATTTCAGTAGAACTCCAAAATCTCCATACTCCTCAAGTGAACAGGATGGAGATGGGCTGGCATCTTTCCTTTCTGGTGGCAACACACATAGTCATGCATACTACTCCACTGATAcagatgaaattactgaacttaAGATCGACAGTCCGCCTATGGTGAATGGTTATCATTCTGCCCAAGAACATACGACACATGAACTCAGATATTcaggaaatgatttggaaggagcaTCCAAATTGCAATGTTCACGTGGAGAAAGTGCATCCGAAGGAGATCATAATGGTAGCACTTTGTATAGTTTGGATGCTGGTGATTCGCTAGGTACGAGCCACCGTTACAAGAACAAACTGAGCAGTCAGTACCGTGGTTTTATGAGAAACTTATGGTTTACAAATAGAGACCATGAGAGCTTTACAAAGAGGAGGAAAGATGGAGAAGTAGTTGATGGCTTGAGAAATGGCAATATATTACCTCCCTTCAACCTGCGTACATCAGGAAGGGTATGCTATTATCCACTATATTTTCTGTTTGTTTACATATTACAATCCAGGCATCGTTTTAGGTTGTTAGTTCTTGTATATAATCTTTCTGTATGTTAATTTTCCCTGCAATGACCTTCTGTTGTTGCTCCTTGCAGACTATCTATTGCTGGCCTGAACTTATCAAGAGAACATTAAGTAGATCTGAATATTCTACACGCTACAGTCACCCTCAACTTTTTGTAGCAACATCATTACTAGTTGCACTTGCTGTCCTTGGTGAGTAATTTTGTGCATGCTGCTATGTTTCGTCTCTCTTTTTAAGCATTCAGATAAATCGCCCATATCCCGTAGTAACAAACAGATATGTGATTCATGTAAGCACACTATATTTGCAGCTGTGATATCAAAGACTTGAGTAGGAATGGAGCACTTAAAAATTTAGTTTGTGTATTCTTCTTGTATTAGCATCTATGTTCCATCACAAATACTAGCTAGTGTTAATCTGCACACCTGAACTGGAAGTGAAAACACCACTGTTGTATACTCTTTAATATTCCCTCCGTCCGGGATTATTTGTCGCAAAAATGGATAAAAGtaaatgtatctagaactaaaatacgtctagatacatccattcctatgacaagtatttccggacggagggaataTTAAATATCATAAACAATCACTTTTTTTTTACCATTGCATTATGTCAATTAAGACGACACGGAAGATAAGCTGCACTATATGTGAACTAAAAAAAATCTACCATGGACATTAGCACCGAGGGTCTTTCTTAATAGAAGTGAGGCACCCTGCGAAGTCTGCTCCACGAACATGAGTGGACGAGCGCACAGACTCGCGCTCTTGCTCTATATGAATCAAGGCAATAGAAAAGATTGGCTCAAAGCATCCATGATGACGACAATGTTCTTTTGTAGGCAACATTGTTGCTCACAGACTCTTGATCGATCAAGTTTATTAATTTAACGTTCTTTTGTAGGCACTGTACACCTTTTGCTAGCGGTACTGTTCATGCATCTTATATCTTGGTTTGCATATTTACATAACCTAATGGGCAGCAGTCCTTTTCCTGCATCAAACCAAGCCACTCCCTCCGTTGCATATCAGTTGTCGTTCATTTATTATAAATTTATACTAAATCAGCGATAACTAATATGGAACGGAGGGATTAGTATTTTCCCATAAGATGATCATCTCTTGGCTTGTTCAGCTGATATGATTTCATCCATGTTGCAGGTTTGGTGGTTTTGCATGTCAAGTGAGATGAATGCGGCGTGTATCTAATTTTGGTCCCTGTGTGTTGTACCGGTCACTGCGCCCGGCCGTCGGAGTGCCCTTATGTATGTATGAGCCGCTTTGTTGCATCGCATCGCACCAGTCAGTCTGTGCGATGGAAGAAGGATCACTATGCTTTTGATCGCCACAGGAGGTTTGCCGACGTTTTTGCGCAGTTGGTAGCCATGGCCTGGCTCCTGGTCCTCGGTAGCTCGACCGGAGCACCAGACCAGAGGATGCTGCCTGTGATACCGATGCTCGTGCTGATTGTCATTGCCGGGGCCAAAAACCGACACGTCGACGTGATTGTGCTGTATTTCTTCACGATGTGGCCTAATCAACAGTTGCCAGATCGCTGAGACCAACAATTTGTACCGTAGACTTTTGGTTGATTGTGTCGACCCATGTTAATATAATATTTTCCCGCGAAACGAAAAGTCCACTTGGATGCAGCGGATTTGTCCTTCTAGCACACCGTCTCTACCTGGTGGTtataaacaaaaaagaaaaaaaaaatctgttATTCCTGTTGTGATGCATTTGACCCGTACCGTACCGGATGCATTGCACCTTTGCACTGAACGCAAGCATGATGCGCGGCACTCCGCTTCGCGTTTCTGCCGGATGCGATTTTGCGCCTCGTTTGGTTGGGGGTGCTTGTGTCGTAAAAAGGAAGCCCGTGGGTCCCCGGCGTCAGTCAGCGTGCCGGTGGCCGGTTCCGGCCCCTGGGCCGTGCCAAGGGGCGCGTCCCACGCCGAGGA encodes:
- the LOC123446225 gene encoding cell division protein FtsZ homolog 2-2, chloroplastic-like, which produces MSFSTGLGCAGAHPARHLDPPPAGKTFRGVCATHFLRKRRFAGCPGRFECSANSRQSGPRRTTKDTMYDLHPEISMLYGEDNGAIAAPSKEQGLGKAIETLPLADASIAYRYNEPRIKVIGVGGAGSNAVNRMIESSMKGVEFWIVNTDFQAMRMSPIDPANRLPIGQELTRGLGAGGNPEIGMNAAKESQELVERAVSGADMVFVTAGMGGGTGTGGAPVIAGIAKSMGILTVGIVTTPFSFEGRRRALQAQEGIAALRSNVDTLIVIPNDKLLTAVSPNTPVTEAFNLADDILRQGVRGISDIITVPGLVNVDFADVRSVMSDAGSSLMGIGTATGKTRARDAALNAIQSPLLDIGIERATGIVWNITGGSDLTLTEVNAAAEVIYDLVDPGANLIFGSVIDPSYTGQVSITLIATGFKRQEESEGRPAQAGGDGNRGRGGSRFSSPSQDEGPKLQIPEFLQRKGRSGFSRG
- the LOC123446236 gene encoding uncharacterized protein LOC123446236, which translates into the protein MAEGFGRWESDPLFPAAECVQDSADRMEGVYRLLLHEKKVIQDDASDAKLHAPIQYERDVTTALGTTKWQLEQFEREVNAAAFADKSTSRENAILKFRQFIRAIAEQISEVEESLKTLRTDFSRTPKSPYSSSEQDGDGLASFLSGGNTHSHAYYSTDTDEITELKIDSPPMVNGYHSAQEHTTHELRYSGNDLEGASKLQCSRGESASEGDHNGSTLYSLDAGDSLGTSHRYKNKLSSQYRGFMRNLWFTNRDHESFTKRRKDGEVVDGLRNGNILPPFNLRTSGRTIYCWPELIKRTLSRSEYSTRYSHPQLFVATSLLVALAVLGLVVLHVK